In one Magallana gigas chromosome 7, xbMagGiga1.1, whole genome shotgun sequence genomic region, the following are encoded:
- the LOC105330922 gene encoding uncharacterized protein yields the protein MEFQWDIFEVFVILLTYFSKEVLSFNGYKVTQSSVLLTLNGPENAIHKNTNSCAVTEYGVGNYWRIQFNQTFTVKSVQLRLKGGNYTIEVGHSSKVSDRHVCASEHLPFISVKYTVNVSCKPTVRGDIIDIKRGDTGSLSLCDFKLRVCELGSQVKPCPMCTVDSTCRHCDQSHYGVSCEHNCSPGCVPGSCDELTGECNCTTGFNGKQCQLKRDVCANCSSSCLEYDVLLGNCTPCQNSIYGNRCDKECSHNCESCDIRNGTCYKCQQNFKGKNCKDHVGSNKDPTFWVLFPFGFLLLITTPILVNRFYKRFQCCKTIQAYFEPPTNLSEHDGERTRFSLSSSRVILEPEGDRRNSNDPYNQAIQVVVTFNSLNAKPQPIEQFVKETHQKMMTNEFRSEFKVLPNGLMNLHTEALKRENITKNRFKKIYPYDANRVILMSSGGSYSGDYINASYIQGVYKEDAYIAAQGPFTEQTIVDFWRMVWQVKSRRIVMLTCLTEDSKEKCMQYWPDDVGEYGPFHVIIQKREVFDKFTIRKFIVRKGEETKRVNHYQFTVWPDTKVPESLEGLLCFRNLTKNSLRSDEGPMIVHGSAGIGRTGTFIALDYLLEKGFKEGSVDVKTCVISLRQQRPFAIQSVDQYAFLHDALVEGFTNISWNCALHVLDEM from the exons ATGGAGTTTCAGTGGGATATCTTTGAAGTATTTGTCATTCTCTTGACGTATTTCTCCAAAG AGGTGTTGAGTTTTAATGGATACAAAGTCACACAAAGTTCTGTATTATTAACTCTGAATGGGCCTGAAAATGCTATTCATAAAAATACTAACAGTTGTGCAGTGACGGAGTATGGTGTAGGTAACTACTGGAGAATACAGTTTAACCAAACATTTACTGTGAAGAGTGTGCAACTCCGATTGAAAGGAG GTAACTACACTATAGAAGTCGGACATTCCTCAAAGGTTTCAGACCGACATGTTTGTGCTTCGGAGCATCTGCCTTTTATTTCGGTAAAATATACAGTGAATGTTAGCTGTAAACCGACGGTACGTGGGGATATCATCGATATAAAGAGAGGTGACACTGGATCTTTAAGTTTATGTGATTTCAAACTCAGAG tatgtGAGCTTGGCAGCCAGGTTAAACCTTGTCCAATGTGTACAGTAGACAGCACCTGTAGACACTGTGACCAGTCCCACTATGGAGTCTCGTGTGAACACAACTGCTCCCCTGGGTGTGTACCTGGATCTTGTGATGAACTGACTGGGGAGTGTAACTGTACCACAGGCTTCAATGGAAAGCAATGTCAGCTTAAAA gagaTGTTTGTGCAAACTGTTCCTCTTCATGCCTTGAGTACGACGTTTTACTGGGCAACTGTACGCCCTGTCAGAATTCCATCTATGGAAACAGGTGTGACAAGGAATGTTCACACAACTGTGAATCATGTGATATACGAAATGGCACGTGCTATAAATGCCAACAAAACTTCAAGGGAAAAAATTGTAAAG ATCATGTCGGTAGCAACAAAGATCCAACGTTTTGGGTTTTGTTCCCCTTTGGATTTCTACTCTTGATTACAACTCCTATTCTTGTGAACAG GTTTTATAAACGATTCCAGTGTTGTAAGACTATTCAAGCCTATTTCGAACCCCCAACCAATCTCTCTGAGCACGACGGTGAGAGGACCAGGTTCAGCTTAAGCAGTAGCAGGGTGATTCTCGAACCCGAGGGAGACAGAAGGAATTCAAACGATCCGTATAACCAGGCCATACAAGTTGTGGTGACGTTTAACAGTCTAAATGCAAAGCCTCAACCAATAGAACAGTTTGTTAAAGAAACACACCAAAAAATGATGACCAACGAGTTCCGGTCGGAATTTAAG gtTTTGCCAAACGGTCTTATGAATCTACACACAGAAGCCTTGAAAAGGGAAAACATCACTAAAAACCGTTTCAAAAAGATATATCCAT ATGATGCAAATCGAGTTATCCTAATGTCATCTGGAGGTTCATATTCTGGAGACTATATAAACGCCAGTTATATCCAG gGTGTTTACAAAGAGGATGCGTACATTGCAGCACAAG GACCGTTCACTGAGCAAACTATTGTTGATTTCTGGAGAATGGTTTGGCAAGTAAAAAGCAGACGCATAGTCATGCTTACTTGTCTGACAGAGGACAGTAAG gAAAAGTGCATGCAGTATTGGCCCGACGACGTAGGCGAATATGGTCCGTTTCATGTGATAATTCAAAAAAGAGAGGTGTTCGACAAGTTTACAATTCGAAAGTTTATTGTCAGAAAG GGAGAAGAAACTAAACGAGTGAATCACTACCAGTTTACTGTCTGGCCAGACACAAAGGTCCCAGAGAGCTTAGAGGGTCTTCTCTGTTTCCGAAACCTCACCAAGAATTCCTTACGGTCTGATGAAGGGCCAATGATTGTACATGGAAG CGCTGGAATTGGTCGAACGGGAACCTTTATCGCCCTTGACTATCTGTTAGAGAAGGGGTTCAAAGAAGGATCTGTTGATGTCAAAACCTGCGTCATCTCATTGCGACAGCAGAGGCCATTCGCAATTCAATCAGTG GACCAATATGCCTTCCTCCATGACGCCCTTGTTGAGGGTTTTACGAACATCAGCTGGAACTGTGCTCTACATGTCTTGGACGAAATGTAG
- the LOC105330920 gene encoding receptor-type tyrosine-protein phosphatase T, which yields MDVAVCFLLGVLFAVQGLKVKFSKYNQSSLNSNSSGPMNAVDDNVLSSSITNIGVNEFWWGEFDRPHKISSMFVVVGKGKQRIFVSNRITDRPMHMCVETVTPPGYDFINMNVTCKQALEGNTVTVRRVGNGSLVLNEIIPIECLENTHSFSCISCPPNCINGCSAVDGTCNDCKKGQFGRMCHRDCHHVCSDGTCDRNEGRCSQENVIIAVVFSLCLVFIVVSVIGFLIKRRKKLFKLFKTPLQPLHLETGNNVIMTYSTSNRYQEGTADPQMPTSPLSNCPVEYIHMIDGQFTVKMSPVEFLRYIDQKQNEELLLKSLVSLPGWLMGRCFEAERAENRAKNRSSTLLPYDRNRFVLEPLENGDDRGDYINASYISGHKNERAYILTLGPFSNDTQLDFWRMVWQSNCKCVVMLTALREGDKKKCMQYWPEESGECGPFFIIIRHTEQCNNYVVRQMIIRKKEETRRLVHFQMTSWGDAKRHMKIDTLLQLRTSVNSITFGDAAPIIIHSGPGISRIGTYISLDILLRQGSGDNIIDIIDTVVKLRSQRAYILNARKEHQFLLRALKVGFSPNQDGAAEETKDDESEEDLYVNAQGKGDIYVNY from the exons atggATGTGGCCGTTTGTTTTCTTCTTGGTGTACTTTTTGCTGTACAGG GATTAAAAGTCAAGTTTAGCAAGTATAATCAAAGCTCCTTGAATAGCAATAGCAGTGGCCCCATGAACGCAGTGGATGATAATGTATTATCCTCATCCATAACTAACATTGGAGTAAATGAGTTTTGGTGGGGAGAGTTTGACAGACCCCACAAAATAAGCTCAATGTTTGTCGTCGTTGGAAAAG GCAAACAACGCATCTTTGTCAGCAATAGAATTACCGATAGGCCCATGCATATGTGTGTAGAAACCGTAACACCACCAGGTTACGATTTCATCAATATGAATGTAACATGTAAGCAAGCATTGGAGGGTAATACGGTGACTGTGAGGAGAGTTGGTAACGGATCCTTGGTTCTTAATGAAATTATCCCAATAG AATGTCTGGAGAACACTCACAGCTTTTCCTGCATCAGTTGTCCTCCCAACTGCATAAACGGGTGTTCTGCTGTTGATGGGACGTGTAATGATTGCAAAAAGGGTCAATTTGGACGAATGTGTCATAGGGATTGTCATCACGTTTGCTCAGATGGCACTTGTGATAGAAATGAGGGAAGGTGTTCACAAG aaaatgtgATAATAGCTGTTGTTTTCTCTCTCTGTTTGGTGTTCATTGTTGTAAGCGTCATAGGGTTTCTAATCAAGcg gagAAAGAAGTTATTTAAACTATTCAAAACCCCCTTACAACCTCTCCATTTGGAAACTGGGAACAACGTTATAATGACGTATTCAACAAGCAATCGTTACCAAGAGGGTACCGCGGACCCCCAGATGCCCACCTCTCCCCTCAGCAACTGTCCAGTGGAGTATATCCATATGATTGATGGACAATTCACTGTCAAAATGTCACCCGTGGAATTCCTCAGATACATTGaccaaaaacaaaatgaagagCTCCTGTTAAAGAGTCTAGTG AGTCTTCCGGGGTGGCTTATGGGCAGGTGTTTCGAGGCAGAAAGGGCAGAAAATAGAGCTAAAAATAGATCGTCGACTCTTCTGCCAT ATGATCGGAATCGCTTCGTTCTGGAGCCCTTAGAAAATGGAGATGACCGCGGGGATTATATAAATGCAAGCTATATATCG GGACACAAAAATGAAAGAGCCTACATTCTCACGTTAG GGCCGTTCTCTAACGACACTCAGTTAGATTTCTGGAGAATGGTGTGGCAGTCCAACTGTAAGTGTGTGGTCATGCTAACAGCCCTGAGAGAGGGGGATAAG aaaaaatgtatGCAATACTGGCCCGAGGAGTCAGGGGAATGTGGCCCTTTCTTTATCATAATAAGGCACACTGAACAGTGTAATAACTACGTTGTCAGACAGATGATAATACGGAAG AAGGAAGAAACACGAAGATTGGTCCATTTCCAGATGACTTCATGGGGAGATGCCAAACGACACATGAAAATCGACACCTTACTTCAACTCCGAACCAGTGTTAACTCGATCACATTTGGAGACGCTGCGCCTATCATCATTCACTCTGG ACCCGGTATCAGTCGGATTGGTACTTACATTTCACTGGACATTTTACTGAGGCAGGGGTCCGGGGACAATATCATTGATATTATCGACACAGTCGTCAAGCTGAGATCTCAACGGGCGTACATCCTTAACGCCAGG AAGGAACACCAATTTCTCCTGCGTGCGCTTAAGGTTGGATTCTCACCAAATCAGGATGGAGCTGCCGAAGAAACGAAGGACGACGAAAGCGAGGAAGATTTGTACGTCAACGCCCAGGGAAAGGGGGATATTTACGTCAACTACTGA